One genomic region from Paramormyrops kingsleyae isolate MSU_618 chromosome 24, PKINGS_0.4, whole genome shotgun sequence encodes:
- the LOC111836308 gene encoding NLR family CARD domain-containing protein 3-like, protein MERAGSPVPSCVSMKSDWSMGPPLDFREGPFHTDQRCEDGDNETGSGNERESSSVLMERAGSPAPSCVSMKSDGSMEPPMKFREGPFPTDQSVLMERAGSPAPSCVSMKSDRSMPPPLNFRKGPFPTDQRDQMEGCSSDLQEKPGLSSILKSLEENAVRFLKDELKKIMRYLDQNYPECSEPQLEVDNDLDSDGQMQKTCGTEGALKITLYILRAMERNDLADMLEKRHLLSQCQHRIKCNLKKKFECVFEGKAKEGQPTHISEIYTELYITEGGTGAVNDEHEVRQIETSSKKRRTEDTTVKCNDIFKPLYGRETPIRTVLTKGVAGIGKTVSVQKFILDWAEGKANQDVHFIFALPFRDLNLIKDEYSLIELLHHFVPDLKSVESTELFRYKVLFIFDGLDECRLPLDFQNNESWFDVTKKTSLDVLLTNLIKGNLLPSALLWITSRPAAANQIPPECIHQVTEIRGFGDAQKEEYFRRRFSDQSLASRIITHVKSSRSLFIMCHIPVFCWISATVLEQLFSETDKGESPRTLTEMYTHFLIFQTGLKNDKYMKNSETKLKEHSKKFLLKLGKLAFDNLEKGNLIFYEQDLTENDINVTEASVYSGVCTEVFKEEYGLYQEKVYCFVHLSIQEYLAALYVFLSNSSADLLKTSVDQALKSKNGHLDLYLRFLLGLSTDSSKTLLQRLLGQTRTSSHDIKETAQYIKVKIQYNLSPERTINLFHCLNELGDNSLVEEAQRYLNSGRLSAEDLSPAQYSALAFVMLMSDKELDVFDLKKFIRSDKEHWRLLPVIQTSRTALLNSCNLIEKCCEVLASGLRSNSSHLRELDLSDNDLQDSGVKLLSAWLGDSHCKVEILSLAGCRVTEEGCSSLASALRSNSSPLTELDLSDNDLQDSGVKLLSTWLGDSHCKVEILRLSGCRVTEEGCSSLASALRSNPSHLRELDLSYNHPGDSGVKLLSAVLEDPSCKLEKLKVNRCELNEKCCEVLASTLRSNSSPLTELDLSDNDLQDSGVKMLSAWLGDSHCKVEILRLAGCRVTEEGCSSLASALRSNPSHLRELDLSYNHPGDSGVKLLSAVLEDPSCKLEKLK, encoded by the exons tgtcctgatggagagagcaggctcacctgcacccagctgtgtttccatgaagagtgacaggtCAATGCCGCCTCCACTCAACTTCAGAAagggaccttttcctacagatcagag AGACCAAATGGAAGGATGCAGTTCAGATCTACAGGAGAAACCGGGTTTATCTTCCATACTGAAG TCACTAGAGGAAAATGCTGTGAGGTTCCTGAAGGATGAGCTGAAGAAGATCATGAGGTACCTAGATcagaattacccagaatgctctgagcctcagctggaggtggacaatgacctggacagtgatggtcagatgcagaagacaTGTGGTACAGaaggagctctgaagatcacactgtacatcctgagggCCATGGAGCgaaatgatctcgctgacatgctggagaaga ggcaTCTTCTGTCACAATGTCAGCACAGAATCAAATGTAAcctgaagaagaaatttgagtgtgtatttgaagggaaagctaaggaaggacagccaacacatatcagtgagatttacacagaactctacataactgaaggtgggactggagcagtcaatgatgaacatgaagtgagacagattgaaacatcatccaagaaaaggcgaacagaagatactacagtcaagtgcaatgatatatttaaacccttatatgggcgtgagacacctatcagaactgtactcactaaaggggtggcaggtatcgggaaaacagtctctgtgcagaaatttattctcgactgggcagaaggaaaagcaaaccaggatgttcacttcatatttgctcttcctttccgggacctgaatttgattaaggatgaatacagtctgattgaactgcttcaccactttgtcccTGATCTTAAATCAgttgaatccactgagctgtttagatacaaagtcttgttcatctttgatggtctggatgaatgtcgccttcctctagattttcagaacaatgagagttggtttgatgtaacaaagaaaacgtcactagatgtgctgttgactaacctcattaaggggaatctgctcccatccgctctcctctggataacctcccgaccagcagcagccaatcagatacctcctgagtgcatccaccaggtgacagagatacgagggtttggtgatgcccagaaggaggagtatttcaggaggaGATTCAGTGATCAGagtctggccagcaggattatcacacatgtgaaatcatcaaggagcctcttcatcatgtgccacatacctgtgttctgctggatttccgCCACTGTTCTTGAGCAGCTTTTTAGTGAAACTGACAAGGGAGAAagtccaaggactctgactgaaatgtacacacacttcctgatctttcagacaggtttaaaaaatgacaagtacatgaaaaacagtgaaaccaagcttaaggaacacagcaagaaattccttttaaaactggggaaactggcttttgacaaccttgagaaaggcaacctcatattttatgagcaagatctgacagagaatgacattaatgtcactgaagcttcagtttactctggagtgtgcacagaagtctttaaggaggaGTATGGgctgtatcaggagaaggtgtactgctttgtgcatctgagcatccaggagtatctcgctgctttatatgtatttctgtcaaactcatcagctgacctgctgaagacctcagtggatcaggcattaaagagcaagaatggacacttggacctctacctccgcttcctcctgggcctctcaacagactccagtaagactctGTTACAAAGGCTACTGGGACAGACAAGAACCAGCTCACATGACATTAAAGAAACAGCCCAATACATCAAGGTGAAAATACAGTACAATTTATcaccagaaaggaccatcaacctgttccactgtctgaatgagctgggtgacaattctctagtagAGGAAGCACAAAGATACCTGAACTCAGGACGtctttcagcagaagacctctcacctgcacagtattcagctctggcctttgtgatgctgatgtcagataaggagctggatgtgtttgatctgaagaaattcatCAGGTCAGATAAGGAGCAttggaggctgctgcctgtgatccagacatctaggacagctct Gttgaacagctgtaatctcatagagaaatgctgtgaggtgctggcttcaggtctcagatcaaactcctcacatctgagagagctggacctgagtgacaatgacctgcaggattcaggagtgaagctgctctctgcctggctgggggattcacactgtaaagtggagatactgag CCTggcaggctgtagagtcacagaagaaggctgttcttccctggcttcagctttGAGATCGAACTCCTCACCACTGacagagctggacctgagtgacaatgacctacaggattcaggagtgaagctgctctctacctggctgggggattcacactgtaaagtggagatactgag gctgtcaggctgtagagtcacagaagaaggctgttcttccctggcttcagctctgaggtcaaacccctcacacctgagagagctggatctgagctacaatcacccaggagactcaggagtgaagctgctctctgctgtactggaggatcccagctgtaaactggagaagctgaa ggTGAACCGGTGTGAACTGAAcgagaaatgctgtgaggtgTTGGCTTCAACTTTAAGATCGAACTCCTCACCACTGacagagctggacctgagtgacaatgacctacaggattcaggagtgaagatGCTCTCTGCCTggctgggggattcacactgtaaagtggagatactgag GCTggcaggctgtagagtcacagaagaaggctgttcttccctggcttcagctctgaggtcaaacccctcacacctgagagagctggatctgagctacaatcacccaggagactcaggagtgaagctgctgtctgctgtactggaggatcccagctgtaaactggagaagctgaagtga